A single window of Vigna radiata var. radiata cultivar VC1973A chromosome 4, Vradiata_ver6, whole genome shotgun sequence DNA harbors:
- the LOC106758291 gene encoding mucin-5AC: MAGRDNSRNKIPTWSSDVKMKKRGRPPKSNRGRGRPPSSPSPSGNRGYCPSPSSSGVRGCSPSPSPSPVRPDTVSNVGTGSDLVPHQLTVNVGEDLIEKVAAFGKRSSQTVCILSCVGAISSVVFRKPGVPSTDTVTWEGRFDILQLSGNYTFVPGQDNVYGGNNCWNLTISDCRGAVFGGSVVGPMIVATPVYLILGTFKLGSVEKLTSGPECATAPTSGPACATAPTSGPACATAPTSEPACSTAPTSGPLLIPKTEYEESESLTTPVTADKTSESLTTPKTADKTSECVTTPQTADKTSESVTTTPKATDEPTENDTSTTEKVPAGEKQSVTPEITDKPQEELSSETVDKPPENVTPSTSDKPPEEDVTPATSDKPPENVSPATTRNSPEDVVASTSDTSLPASIKHSGDMDCR, encoded by the exons ATGGCAGGGAGAGATAATTCCAGAAACAAAATCCCAACTTGGTCTTCAGAtgtaaaaatgaagaagagggGTAGGCCTCCAAAGTCAAATCGAGGTCGAGGACGTCCTCCTTCTTCTCCTAGCCCTTCTGGAAATCGAGGATATTGTCCTTCTCCTAGCTCTTCCGGAGTTCGAGGATGTTCTCCTTCTCCTAGCCCTTCCCCAGTTCGACCAGATACAGTTTCTAACGTTG GGACTGGATCAGACTTAGTCCCTCACCAGCTCACTGTGAATGTTGGGGAG GACTTGATAGAAAAGGTAGCAGCATTTGGTAAAAGATCCTCTCAAACCGTTTGCATACTTTCTTGTGTGGGTGCCATATCGAGCGTTGTCTTTCGCAAGCCAGGTGTTCCAAGTACTGATACTGTGACGTGGGAG GGTCGCTTTGATATTTTGCAACTATCTGGAAACTATACCTTTGTCCCTGGTCAGGATAATGTGTATGGAGGAAATAACTGCTGGAACCTTACAATATCTGATTGTCGTGGAGCAGTTTTTGGAGGTTCTGTTGTTGGGCCAATGATTGTGGCTACCCCTGTTTAT CTTATTCTTGGCACTTTCAAGCTAGGGAGTGTGGAAAAACTAACATCTGGACCCGAATGTGCTACTGCTCCAACATCCGGACCCGCATGTGCTACTGCTCCAACATCCGGACCCGCATGTGCTACTGCTCCAACATCTGAACCCGCCTGTTCTACTGCTCCAACATCTGGACCTCTTCTCATTCCTAAAACAGAGTATGAAGAATCAGAGAGTCTCACTACTCCTGTAACAGCTGATAAAACTTCAGAGAGTCTCACTACTCCTAAAACAGCTGATAAAACTTCAGAGTGTGTGACTACTCCTCAAACAGCTGATAAAACTTCAGAGAGTGTCACTACTACTCCTAAAGCAACTGATGAACCAACAGAAAATGATACTTCTACCACAGAAAAGGTTCCCGCAGGCGAAAAACAGAGTGTCACTCCTGAAATAACTGATAAACCGCAGGAGGAACTCAGTTCTGAAACAGTTGATAAACCACCTGAGAATGTCACTCCTTCAACATCTGATAAGCCACCTGAGGAGGATGTCACTCCTGCAACATCTGATAAACCGCCTGAGAATGTTTCTCCTGCTACAACTAGAAACTCACCAGAGGATGTCGTTGCTTCAACATCTGATACATCATTACCTGCTTCGATAAAGCATAGCGGTGACATGGATTGCAGATAA
- the LOC106758873 gene encoding uncharacterized protein LOC106758873 has product MSSESDKWGWKHVSVFGGFDKGSGTKRWKCNHCNVRYNGSYSRVRAHLLGFSGVGVKSCPAIDRSLKESFQILEEERVARKKKPDSGTGKHGKRVWTSRSSLTRISKEDVDEMLARFFFADGLRANIINSPYFQEMIKAVAAFGPGYEPLSMHDLCGSFLSKEKERIDKYMTLMKESWPHTGCTLLCIGRLHGMLGTFQVNIFVSSPRGLSFLKAVIVDNIDGPSNSLLDILGNTVMEVGPTNVVQIVSRIGHAAAYSESYTLPEFPHVFLSPCSSHSVHILMEDIAKLDWIRPVVLCAKEIEKCITTFQNFFPRVFTQNVKGSSESLFARIAPSCYIVQKIHELKLAFQEVVVREEWKRWKLSIAQDVGSVEAAILGEDFWSRALVFLKICEPFIKLLAALNIDTDRCVMGDLHDWRVQAIDVVKSTGIDACLLNQLERLIENRWDVLFSPLHSAGYILNPKYFGRGQSKDKIIMKGWKTTLERYECESAVRRVLREQLSSYWRLEGSLGEEDAVDCRDKMDPVAWWENFGFEIPHLQTLAIKVLSQVSSVAMCEEIWQHNGNPCEDTTSGLGLGKWDDLVYVQNNLRIPGHKRDFQAHQQLRDMVLSSPAELKTKTVICSSDR; this is encoded by the coding sequence ATGTCATCAGAATCAGATAAATGGGGTTGGAAGCATGTTAGTGTATTTGGTGGTTTTGATAAGGGAAGCGGTACAAAAAGATGGAAATGCAATCACTGCAATGTAAGATACAACGGATCTTATTCCCGTGTCAGAGCCCATCTTCTTGGTTTTTCTGGTGTTGGAGTCAAAAGCTGTCCAGCTATAGATAGGTCTTTAAAAGAATCATTTCAAATCTTAGAAGAAGAGAGGGTTGCTCGGAAAAAGAAACCAGATTCTGGCACTGGAAAGCATGGCAAGCGTGTTTGGACTTCTCGATCTAGTCTCACTCGTATCTCCAAAGAAGATGTAGACGAAATGTTAGCAAGATTCTTCTTTGCTGATGGATTGCGTGCTAACATCATTAACTCACCTTACTTTCAGGAGATGATAAAAGCAGTTGCAGCTTTTGGCCCAGGCTATGAACCCCTGTCAATGCATGATTTGTGTGGGTCCTTTTTgagcaaagagaaagaaaggatTGATAAATATATGACTCTTATGAAGGAATCATGGCCACATACTGGATGCACATTACTTTGTATAGGGCGCTTACATGGTATGCTGGGTACTTTTCAGGTTAATATATTTGTGTCAAGTCCTAGAGGACTATCATTCTTGAAAGCTGTAATTGTGGACAATATTGATGGACCAAGCAATTCTCTTCTTGATATCCTTGGAAACACAGTCATGGAAGTTGGGCCTACTAACGTGGTTCAGATAGTTTCACGTATAGGTCATGCCGCTGCATATTCAGAATCCTATACATTGCCAGAGTTTCCTCATGTATTCTTGTCTCCTTGCTCTTCACATTCTGTTCACATTTTAATGGAAGATATAGCCAAATTGGATTGGATAAGACCTGTTGTTTTGTGTGCTAAAGAAATTGAGAAATGTATAACCACATTTCAGAATTTCTTTCCCCGTGTCTTCACTCAAAATGTGAAAGGGAGTTCTGAGTCACTGTTTGCCAGAATTGCTCCTTCCTGTTACATAGTCCAAAAGATACATGAACTGAAGCTAGCATTTCAGGAAGTTGTTGTGAGGGAAGAGTGGAAGCGGTGGAAGCTTAGTATTGCTCAGGATGTTGGAAGTGTAGAGGCAGCCATATTAGGGGAAGATTTCTGGAGCAGGGCTCTtgtgtttttgaaaatatgtgaaCCTTTCATCAAATTGCTTGCTGCGCTTAATATTGATACAGACAGATGTGTCATGGGGGATCTCCATGATTGGCGTGTTCAAGCTATTGACGTGGTGAAGAGTACAGGAATAGATGCTTGCCTATTGAATCAACTAGAAAGGTTGATAGAAAACAGGTGGGATGTGCTGTTTTCTCCTCTTCATTCTGCAGGTTATATACTGAACCCCAAATACTTTGGCAGAGGCCAGTCTAAGGATAAAATCATAATGAAGGGTTGGAAAACCACTTTAGAGAGATATGAGTGTGAAAGTGCAGTAAGAAGAGTTCTCAGAGAGCAGCTCAGTTCTTACTGGCGGCTTGAAGGATCCTTGGGAGAGGAAGATGCTGTGGATTGTAGAGATAAAATGGACCCAGTTGCATGGTGGGAGAATTTTGGTTTTGAGATACCCCACTTGCAAACCTTAGCCATAAAAGTTCTGAGTCAAGTTTCAAGTGTTGCAATGTGTGAAGAGATATGGCAACATAATGGTAATCCATGCGAAGACACAACTTCTGGATTGGGGTTAGGAAAATGGGATGACCTTGTTTATGTCCAAAACAATCTTAGAATTCCAGGTCATAAAAGGGATTTTCAGGCTCATCAGCAGCTTAGAGACATGGTGCTGAGCTCTCCTGCAGAATTGAAGACAAAAACTGTTATTTGTAGTTCTGACAGATAA
- the LOC106759627 gene encoding splicing factor U2af small subunit B, translated as MTEHLPSIFGTGKVMVNCPFYFKIGACRHSDRCSFLHTKPNISPTILLSNMYQRSDMITPSVDAQGNLIDPHKIQDHFEEFYEDIFEELSKYGEIESLNVCDNVADHMAGNVYVKFREEEHAANAVRNLTGRFYAGRPVIVDFSPVTDFRGVTCRQYEENTCNRRGCNFMHLKRISRDLRHRLFGKHHRRNSRSRSPYGHRSHDERSHRSHSRKYDDRDHHHESRGRKHRSSSPGLRRGRSRSPGRRKHRSPVRDGSEERRARIEQWNREKEEQDPGNNTKADDIDNGNKGYSLNASESHGHQHQEQEQQTPNEAY; from the exons ATGACCGAACACTTGCCATCAATATTCGGGACGGGGAAGGTCATGGTGAATTGTCCGTTCTACTTCAAGATCGGCGCGTGTAGGCACAGTGATAGGTGCTCTTTCCTCCACACGAAGCCGAACATAAGCCCTACCATTCTGCTCTCCAACATGTACCAGCGCTCCGACATGATAACCCCCAGCGTCGATGCCCAGGGAAACCTCATCGACCCCCACAAGATCCAGGACCACTTCGAGGAGTTCTATGAGGATATATTTGAGGAGCTCTCCAAGTACGGAGAAATCGAAAGCCTCAATGTCTGCGACAACGTCGCCGACCACATG GCGGGCAATGTATACGTTAAGTTTAGAGAGGAGGAGCATGCTGCAAATGCTGTCAGGAACCTCACTGGACGGTTTTATGCCG GTAGGCCAGTTATTGTGGATTTCTCGCCGGTGACGGATTTTCGAGGAGTTACTTGCAGGCAGTATGAGGAGAATACTTGCAACCGCCGTGGCTGCAACTTCATGCATTTGAAGAGAATCAGCCG GGATTTGAGACACCGATTATTTGGGAAGCACCATAGAAGGAACAGCAGAAGCAGGAGTCCTTACGGGCATCGCAGCCATGATGAGCGGTCCCATCGTAGTCATAGCAGAAAGTACGATGACAGGGACCACCATCATGAGAGTCGTGGTAGGAAACACAGAAGTTCGAGTCCTGGACTTAGGAGAGGAAGAAGTCGAAGTCCTGGACGGAGGAAGCACCGCAGTCCAGTCAGAGATGGCAGTGAGGAGAGGAGGGCGAGAATTGAGCAGTGGAACAGGGAGAAGGAAGAACAAGATCCTGGAAACAATACTAAAGCTGATGACATTGACAATGGTAACAAGGGGTACTCTCTAAATGCTAGCGAATCTCATGGGCATCAGCATCAAGAGCAGGAACAACAAACTCCAAATGAGGCTTATTGA